One part of the Prochlorococcus marinus str. MIT 9313 genome encodes these proteins:
- the xseB gene encoding exodeoxyribonuclease VII small subunit, whose translation MIKATSSSEKTPRDSGSKQQKHAMNTAQSTLDSMLKEWRQDAKSLSYEESLQALDLLLTQLQNDSVPVEELQRHYLQGKVYLERCEALLNTVEQSVLQLDASSLKPNSDT comes from the coding sequence ATGATAAAAGCCACTTCATCATCTGAGAAGACACCAAGAGATTCCGGCTCTAAACAGCAAAAGCACGCCATGAATACTGCGCAATCAACGCTAGATAGCATGCTGAAAGAATGGCGCCAAGATGCGAAATCACTCAGCTACGAAGAATCTCTTCAAGCGCTTGATTTACTCCTTACTCAATTACAGAATGACAGCGTTCCTGTAGAAGAGCTCCAAAGACACTACTTACAAGGGAAGGTCTACCTTGAGCGCTGTGAAGCACTGCTTAATACCGTCGAACAAAGCGTGCTGCAGCTCGATGCGAGTAGCCTAAAACCTAATTCAGACACATAA
- a CDS encoding ABC transporter ATP-binding protein, whose amino-acid sequence MLRLEHVNKVYPTHEVLKDVTWEIKPGDRIGLVGVNGAGKSTQLKLIAGLEEASSGQIVRQGNPRIAYLQQEFDVDPCRTVREELFQAFGEAAAVVHQQRLVETAMATKRAAEDSVFLDSLIKDLSRLQNCFEALHGYELEARIEKLLPTLHFTSDGADKRVGDYSGGWQMRIALGKILLQDPDLLLLDEPTNHLDVDTIQWLEDYLLKQTAAMVVISHDRTFLDRICTQIVITERGISRTYLGNYTAHLEQKALEEEATQAAFERQQKDLAAQQAYVDRFRASATRSTQAKSREKLLEKVERIEAPVKSVSGPSFRFPDAPRSGRQVAVIEDLSHSYGDKILFLGAHLEVEPGDRIAFIGPNGAGKSTLLRLIMGLEAADDGRASLGEHNVIAGYFEQNQAEALDLQKTVIDTMFEAVPDWTQTQVRSLLGSFCLSNDAVFKNVENLSGGEKARLALALMLVKPCNLLLLDEPTNHLDIPAKQMLEDALQAYEGAVLLVSHDRYFISRVANRIVELRDGELILYRGNYAYFQEKKSEEQAAAAAALALAEKEVKRLANRDRQRKRQARKKGAA is encoded by the coding sequence GTGCTGCGACTTGAGCACGTCAACAAGGTCTACCCCACGCATGAAGTCCTCAAGGATGTCACCTGGGAAATCAAGCCCGGAGACCGAATCGGACTGGTAGGTGTCAATGGGGCTGGCAAATCCACACAGCTCAAATTAATCGCGGGACTCGAAGAAGCCAGCAGTGGCCAGATTGTGCGCCAGGGGAACCCACGCATCGCCTACTTACAGCAAGAGTTTGATGTTGATCCCTGCCGCACAGTGCGAGAAGAGCTCTTTCAAGCCTTTGGTGAGGCCGCTGCCGTTGTCCATCAACAGCGACTCGTAGAAACCGCCATGGCTACAAAGCGGGCTGCAGAAGACAGCGTTTTTCTCGACAGCCTGATCAAAGACCTAAGCCGTTTACAGAATTGCTTTGAAGCCCTACACGGCTATGAGCTTGAGGCTCGAATCGAAAAACTACTGCCAACACTCCATTTCACATCAGATGGGGCCGATAAACGGGTAGGGGACTATTCCGGGGGATGGCAAATGCGAATTGCTCTCGGCAAGATCCTTCTTCAAGATCCTGATCTGCTCCTGCTCGACGAGCCCACAAACCATCTGGACGTAGACACCATCCAGTGGTTGGAGGACTATCTGCTCAAACAGACCGCCGCCATGGTTGTAATCAGCCACGACCGGACGTTCCTCGATCGGATCTGTACCCAAATCGTGATTACTGAGAGAGGCATTTCGCGCACCTATCTCGGTAACTACACAGCACATCTTGAACAGAAGGCACTCGAAGAGGAAGCAACTCAAGCTGCGTTTGAACGCCAGCAGAAAGATCTCGCCGCCCAACAGGCCTATGTCGATCGATTCAGGGCAAGTGCCACGCGCAGCACCCAAGCCAAAAGCCGAGAGAAACTCCTCGAGAAAGTAGAGCGAATCGAAGCTCCAGTTAAGAGTGTCAGCGGCCCCAGCTTTCGCTTCCCAGACGCTCCACGATCCGGCCGACAGGTGGCTGTGATCGAAGACCTCAGCCACAGCTACGGAGACAAGATTCTCTTCCTAGGCGCCCATCTGGAGGTGGAACCCGGCGATCGGATTGCTTTCATAGGCCCCAACGGCGCAGGCAAATCCACTCTGCTGCGTCTGATCATGGGCTTGGAAGCTGCCGATGACGGCAGGGCTTCCCTCGGAGAACACAACGTGATAGCTGGCTATTTCGAACAGAACCAAGCAGAAGCTCTGGACCTGCAGAAAACCGTCATCGACACAATGTTTGAAGCCGTCCCGGACTGGACCCAAACCCAGGTGCGCTCTCTACTCGGCAGTTTCTGCTTGAGTAATGATGCTGTTTTCAAAAACGTCGAAAATCTCAGTGGTGGAGAAAAGGCTCGCTTAGCCCTAGCCCTAATGCTGGTCAAACCCTGCAATTTGCTGTTACTCGACGAACCAACAAACCACCTCGACATCCCTGCCAAACAGATGCTGGAGGACGCACTGCAGGCTTACGAAGGCGCCGTCCTGCTGGTCTCTCATGATCGCTACTTCATTTCCCGTGTAGCCAATCGCATCGTGGAATTACGCGATGGCGAACTGATTCTTTACCGAGGCAACTACGCTTATTTCCAGGAAAAAAAATCAGAGGAACAAGCCGCAGCCGCTGCAGCATTGGCCCTGGCAGAAAAAGAAGTCAAGCGCTTAGCCAATCGCGATCGCCAAAGAAAGCGTCAAGCCAGAAAAAAAGGCGCGGCTTAA
- a CDS encoding ribbon-helix-helix domain-containing protein, translating to MATRQTSSSGKPKSPRVQVVLPEELCVRLTALAELESRTVSNMAKVLIQQGIQRYEQEQSSVVSAPSLASTEGFRSALEAQQPRRLRGAPRRLRLYRPS from the coding sequence GTGGCTACCCGTCAAACCTCATCCAGTGGGAAGCCCAAGTCTCCGAGAGTCCAGGTTGTGTTGCCTGAAGAGCTTTGTGTGCGCCTAACAGCTCTTGCCGAGCTTGAGTCCCGCACCGTTAGCAATATGGCCAAAGTGCTTATTCAGCAGGGTATTCAGCGTTACGAGCAGGAGCAGAGTTCGGTCGTTTCAGCCCCATCGTTAGCGAGTACAGAAGGCTTTCGATCGGCTCTTGAAGCTCAACAGCCCAGGCGTTTAAGAGGCGCTCCGCGCCGTCTCCGCCTCTATCGTCCCTCTTGA
- a CDS encoding DUF2834 domain-containing protein gives MKAPNSLLQWVYLILAITGAILPTLANIDFMQQYGPDFDISLFVALSNANPAAQSLSRDLIIGASAITIWIVVESRRLQMRHLWIVLLSSITIAFAFAAPLFLFLRERRLQEMANHAEN, from the coding sequence ATGAAAGCACCAAATAGTTTGCTGCAATGGGTCTACTTGATCCTAGCAATCACTGGAGCGATCCTTCCTACACTAGCCAACATCGACTTTATGCAGCAATACGGACCAGACTTTGATATCAGCTTATTTGTAGCACTATCGAATGCAAATCCTGCAGCTCAATCTTTATCCCGAGATCTGATCATAGGTGCTAGTGCTATAACCATCTGGATCGTTGTAGAGAGTCGACGACTTCAAATGCGACACCTGTGGATCGTGCTTTTAAGTAGCATCACAATTGCCTTTGCATTTGCCGCACCATTATTTCTCTTCCTGCGTGAACGTCGGCTACAAGAAATGGCAAATCATGCTGAGAACTAG
- the xseA gene encoding exodeoxyribonuclease VII large subunit, with protein MTAESLPNYSVRDLNAAIGTLLERGFAPRFLVEASVSKPQIKKGHLWLTLTDGNASITAVAWASKLQQLTYRPAEGDGVTVVGKLNFWATRASLAVQVIDLRPSLSTVLRQFEIVKALLLKEGLIDESKQKALPKYPEVVAILTSVPSSALADMLRTAKERWPLTQLLIIPIPVQGGVAKQIQSVLRSLANQHDELGIAAIVLARGGGSREDLMVFDDEDLCRDLASFPIPVVTGLGHEDDQTVADLVADHRAATPTAAMVALLPSRESAQNVLMQRRHRLKDHCNWLIRKERERLVMRGKALECQQPLKQIELQRIHLSQKHQLLQALSPELWLMRGFAIVKNKQGKTLRSVGNVSVLDNLTIQLSDGQINTTAEAINQQRLST; from the coding sequence TTGACCGCTGAATCCCTTCCAAACTATTCAGTCCGCGATCTCAACGCGGCTATTGGCACTCTGCTGGAACGTGGCTTTGCACCTCGATTTCTGGTGGAAGCGTCAGTCTCCAAGCCACAGATCAAAAAAGGTCATCTCTGGCTAACTCTGACTGACGGCAACGCAAGTATCACGGCAGTGGCTTGGGCTTCCAAGCTGCAGCAACTCACCTACAGGCCTGCAGAAGGGGATGGGGTAACGGTTGTCGGCAAGCTCAACTTCTGGGCAACCCGAGCAAGCCTGGCCGTGCAAGTCATAGACCTGCGTCCGTCCCTATCGACGGTGCTACGTCAGTTCGAAATTGTGAAAGCCCTGCTATTGAAAGAGGGCCTCATCGACGAATCGAAACAGAAAGCGTTACCAAAATATCCAGAGGTTGTAGCCATCTTGACCAGCGTGCCGAGTTCCGCCCTGGCAGACATGCTGCGTACAGCAAAAGAGCGCTGGCCTCTAACTCAATTGCTGATCATTCCAATTCCAGTCCAAGGTGGTGTAGCAAAACAAATCCAATCCGTTTTACGTTCTCTGGCTAATCAACATGATGAGCTGGGGATTGCAGCGATCGTGCTGGCCAGAGGAGGTGGCAGTCGTGAAGACCTGATGGTGTTTGATGATGAAGACCTATGCCGTGACCTGGCCAGTTTCCCAATACCGGTGGTGACTGGACTAGGGCATGAGGATGACCAAACAGTGGCTGATCTGGTTGCTGACCATAGAGCCGCGACTCCAACCGCAGCGATGGTGGCCCTGTTGCCCAGTCGGGAGTCAGCTCAAAATGTGCTGATGCAACGCCGTCATCGACTTAAAGACCATTGCAATTGGCTCATTCGCAAAGAACGTGAGCGGCTTGTAATGCGAGGTAAAGCGTTGGAGTGTCAACAACCGCTGAAACAGATAGAGCTTCAGCGCATTCACTTAAGCCAGAAGCATCAGCTCCTCCAAGCTCTATCACCAGAACTCTGGTTGATGCGCGGTTTTGCCATCGTGAAGAACAAGCAAGGTAAAACTCTTCGAAGCGTTGGTAATGTATCTGTGCTGGACAATTTGACCATCCAGCTCAGTGATGGCCAGATCAATACCACCGCAGAAGCAATTAATCAACAAAGGCTCTCGACATGA
- the hrpB gene encoding ATP-dependent helicase HrpB, giving the protein MGDLPIDSLLTQLCHSLTASATVLLQAPPGAGKTTRVPLALLGALDGHTPLPGRIWMLEPRRLAVKAAASRLAASLKEPLGERVGFAIRHEQLRSKRTQLEVITDGLFLRRLQRDPSLNGIDCVIFDEFHERRRDSDLALALLLEARPLLHPELRLLLMSATLNLGELQDRLPEATLLQSEGKAFPVATHHQTPRPDEPLPHQVMRAITAHALPLSEASDRTSSRPTVLVFLPGQREIKRTQELLAAQESLTHWNLAYLHGQQPLHVQARALLRAESPWIGKIVLASSIAESSLTLEGVRLVIDSGLSRQSRFDPNTGMEGLETVPSSLASANQRQGRAGRQGPGQCVRLWSLAEQLRKPEHAPPEILVADPMPVVLELAAWGAGLGETLPWIDPPPQSTLQKGRQQLINLNALNHDGRITTLGRQLCKLGIHPRLGILLLQAQGWGCAALGAELAALLGDRDPLNSHHVGSDLRARLDWLRQDQRDIHRSAREAHQQMRRLSQRLLDQLKTIRQDDQYSKQANKDLSEHALAAQLIATAFPEWLALERPGKAGHYRLRQGRGAILRQHDPLRSSPALAVARVDLGQANTLIQLAIPLSMQWVETLSQTDGEWSESVSWDEKSSRIRAERLLKIGELVIQRERLPQPEPEHCRKILLDVLCHQGLGQLPWGRRSQQLRARMELAHRHLGTPWPPRDLKFLGHQPSSWLNQPLLGCHSLDELGEKGLIEALWGELPWEMRQRLDILLPSQLTIPSGRSAVLNYGDGEVKLSVKLQEMFGCEDGPKLINGKLPVTLELLSPAGRTLQLTRDLAGFWSDSYQDVRREMRGRYPKHPWPENPREAQATASIKKHMAG; this is encoded by the coding sequence TTGGGAGATCTCCCGATCGACTCGCTGCTAACGCAGCTCTGCCACAGCCTTACTGCAAGTGCCACAGTGCTGCTGCAAGCGCCACCAGGGGCAGGGAAAACCACCAGAGTGCCGCTTGCCCTTTTGGGTGCCCTTGATGGTCACACCCCTCTTCCAGGCAGAATCTGGATGCTGGAACCACGACGATTAGCTGTCAAAGCAGCAGCCTCGCGACTAGCCGCAAGCTTGAAAGAGCCATTAGGAGAGCGCGTGGGCTTCGCTATAAGACATGAACAGCTGCGCTCAAAACGAACTCAATTAGAGGTCATTACAGACGGCTTGTTTCTACGTCGCCTTCAGCGTGATCCAAGCCTAAACGGCATTGATTGCGTGATCTTTGATGAATTTCACGAACGACGGCGAGACAGCGACCTCGCCCTGGCCCTTTTGCTTGAAGCCCGACCGCTGCTCCATCCAGAGCTACGGCTTCTGCTCATGTCTGCAACGCTCAATCTTGGCGAATTACAAGATCGCCTACCAGAAGCAACCCTTCTACAGAGCGAGGGGAAAGCCTTCCCCGTCGCGACCCATCATCAGACACCCCGCCCAGACGAACCGTTACCCCATCAGGTGATGCGGGCCATTACGGCCCATGCCCTACCTTTGAGCGAAGCAAGCGATCGCACCAGTTCACGCCCCACCGTGCTGGTGTTCCTGCCTGGACAACGTGAAATCAAACGCACCCAAGAACTACTGGCGGCTCAAGAAAGTCTTACGCATTGGAATCTTGCCTATCTTCACGGGCAACAGCCTCTGCATGTGCAAGCGCGGGCATTGCTTAGGGCTGAATCGCCTTGGATAGGCAAGATCGTCTTAGCAAGTTCTATCGCGGAGAGCTCACTCACCCTCGAAGGGGTTCGACTGGTCATCGACAGCGGCCTGAGTCGGCAAAGTCGCTTTGACCCCAACACTGGCATGGAAGGACTTGAGACAGTGCCCTCCAGCCTGGCAAGCGCCAATCAACGCCAAGGGCGAGCCGGACGCCAAGGTCCAGGCCAATGCGTTCGACTTTGGTCGCTAGCAGAACAACTGCGCAAGCCCGAACATGCACCTCCAGAAATACTTGTTGCCGATCCCATGCCCGTGGTGCTTGAGCTAGCGGCCTGGGGCGCTGGCTTAGGGGAAACCCTGCCATGGATCGACCCCCCACCTCAATCAACGTTGCAGAAGGGAAGGCAACAACTGATCAATCTGAACGCCCTCAACCATGACGGACGGATCACAACGCTAGGCCGCCAGCTATGCAAACTAGGCATACACCCCAGGCTAGGGATCCTGTTGCTCCAAGCCCAAGGATGGGGATGCGCAGCCCTGGGAGCCGAACTAGCCGCTTTACTGGGTGATCGAGATCCCCTCAACAGCCATCATGTTGGCTCAGACCTGAGGGCTCGTCTGGATTGGTTACGTCAGGACCAGCGAGACATTCATCGATCTGCCAGAGAAGCCCATCAACAGATGCGCCGTCTCAGTCAAAGGCTGCTTGATCAACTCAAGACCATTAGACAAGACGATCAATACAGCAAACAAGCAAATAAAGACCTCTCAGAACATGCCCTGGCAGCACAACTAATTGCCACAGCCTTCCCGGAATGGTTGGCCTTGGAACGACCAGGGAAAGCCGGACACTATCGATTGCGACAAGGACGCGGCGCCATTCTCCGCCAGCATGACCCTCTCAGATCTTCTCCTGCCCTAGCAGTTGCAAGGGTGGATCTTGGCCAGGCCAACACACTCATCCAGCTCGCAATCCCCCTCTCGATGCAATGGGTAGAGACGCTGAGCCAGACAGATGGGGAATGGAGTGAATCAGTGAGCTGGGATGAAAAAAGCTCGCGAATACGAGCAGAGCGACTGTTGAAGATCGGCGAACTAGTAATCCAAAGGGAACGCCTCCCACAGCCAGAACCCGAACACTGCCGCAAGATCCTGCTCGATGTCTTATGCCATCAGGGTCTAGGGCAACTCCCCTGGGGCCGTCGCAGCCAACAACTGCGTGCACGCATGGAACTCGCCCACCGCCACCTAGGCACCCCCTGGCCACCTCGCGACCTTAAATTCCTTGGTCATCAGCCAAGTTCATGGCTCAACCAACCGCTGTTGGGTTGCCATAGCTTGGATGAGCTGGGTGAAAAAGGGCTAATAGAAGCTCTCTGGGGAGAGCTCCCCTGGGAGATGCGCCAGAGACTAGACATCCTGCTGCCAAGCCAACTAACCATTCCCTCTGGTCGGTCTGCTGTTCTCAACTATGGCGATGGAGAGGTGAAATTATCGGTGAAGCTTCAAGAAATGTTTGGCTGCGAAGACGGCCCAAAACTGATCAATGGCAAGCTTCCCGTGACCCTTGAACTGCTCTCTCCAGCAGGGCGTACTCTGCAGCTCACAAGAGATCTAGCAGGCTTCTGGAGTGATAGCTATCAGGATGTGCGCCGCGAAATGCGCGGTCGCTACCCGAAGCATCCCTGGCCAGAGAACCCGCGAGAAGCCCAAGCAACAGCCAGCATCAAAAAGCACATGGCCGGATGA
- a CDS encoding trypsin-like peptidase domain-containing protein, giving the protein MSALVEESSAELRLSSQSSGLSRVFRGGLLLGTGLVCLPVLSGLSPQPLQAASAATALSKQSFVADAVARSGPAVVTLETSRTVRSMGMAGLPQGLLADPLFQHFFGLPGRVAPRSRIERGQGSGVIFSAEGLVLTNAHVVEKTDQLMVGLPDGRRVPGRLVGQDKITDLAVVQLDGSGPWPTAPLGDSDQLRVGDWAIAVGNPFGLENTVTLGIVSNLNRNVSQLGISGKRLDLIQTDAAINPGNSGGPLLNSEGNVVGINTLVRSGPGAGLGFAIPINRARTIAQQLVERGRASHPMVGVGLSPVPSARSGEANSPGAVIRSVVPDGPAARAGLKVDDVIISVEGLPIDGPAEVVSAIDRHGVGRPITFGLIRGDSRIELAVTPVELTAMQAP; this is encoded by the coding sequence ATGTCTGCGTTAGTTGAGGAATCCTCCGCAGAGCTGCGGTTATCCAGCCAATCTTCTGGTTTGAGCAGGGTTTTCCGTGGTGGTCTTCTGCTTGGCACTGGATTGGTTTGTCTGCCTGTGTTGTCGGGTCTTTCCCCTCAACCGCTGCAGGCGGCATCAGCCGCGACAGCCTTATCCAAGCAGTCGTTTGTAGCGGATGCCGTGGCTCGCAGCGGCCCTGCTGTGGTGACTCTTGAGACGAGTCGGACGGTCCGTTCTATGGGCATGGCTGGTCTGCCTCAGGGGCTATTAGCCGACCCGCTGTTCCAACATTTCTTTGGTTTGCCTGGCAGAGTCGCTCCCCGCTCGCGGATAGAACGAGGGCAGGGAAGTGGTGTGATTTTTTCGGCGGAAGGATTGGTTCTCACCAATGCTCATGTCGTGGAGAAGACCGATCAGCTGATGGTGGGATTGCCAGATGGTCGAAGGGTGCCTGGGCGACTGGTTGGTCAGGACAAGATTACGGATCTGGCTGTAGTGCAGTTGGATGGCTCGGGGCCTTGGCCCACAGCCCCATTGGGAGACTCGGACCAGCTTCGGGTCGGGGATTGGGCCATAGCTGTTGGCAACCCCTTTGGCCTTGAAAATACGGTGACGTTGGGAATCGTCAGCAACCTCAACCGCAACGTCTCTCAGCTAGGGATCTCTGGCAAGCGGTTGGATTTAATTCAGACCGATGCTGCTATCAATCCAGGTAACTCAGGAGGACCGCTGTTGAATTCTGAGGGCAATGTGGTGGGTATCAATACACTCGTTCGCTCTGGACCAGGAGCTGGGCTGGGTTTTGCTATTCCTATTAATCGGGCTAGGACCATCGCCCAGCAGCTGGTGGAGCGAGGACGGGCCAGTCATCCGATGGTGGGTGTAGGTCTCTCGCCGGTGCCATCTGCTCGTTCTGGGGAAGCCAACTCTCCTGGTGCTGTGATTCGTTCCGTGGTGCCGGATGGGCCTGCAGCGCGTGCCGGGTTGAAGGTTGATGATGTGATCATTTCGGTGGAAGGGTTACCGATTGATGGGCCTGCTGAGGTCGTGAGCGCGATTGATCGTCATGGAGTTGGGCGACCAATCACTTTTGGATTAATCCGGGGCGACAGTCGGATTGAGTTGGCGGTTACACCAGTGGAGCTGACGGCGATGCAGGCGCCTTGA
- a CDS encoding high light inducible protein: MADKPQPRFGFVNFAETWNGRLAMMGVIIGLSTELLTGQSILSQMGLG; encoded by the coding sequence ATGGCCGACAAACCTCAGCCCCGTTTCGGCTTCGTCAACTTCGCAGAAACCTGGAACGGCCGTCTAGCCATGATGGGCGTCATCATCGGCCTCAGCACCGAACTTCTGACCGGCCAAAGCATTCTCTCTCAGATGGGCCTTGGCTGA
- a CDS encoding potassium channel family protein yields MKEWWNWSPQQDTPQLGFAVVGVGRFGSAVCRELMQNGADVLAVDRSERSIEELRQLEPSIEARVVDCTDEESMREAGVLEMGTVVVGISEPIEASITTTLIAKDSEGSKVQQVIARATSDLHEKMLKRVGADRVVFPSRMQGERLGLELVRPNLMERLELDDQTCIEEIKVPDLFVGHSLRDLNLRKNYLVNVLAAGPTKGLHVNPPATYVLEKEHVLVVMGLVDDLKKLPKT; encoded by the coding sequence ATGAAAGAGTGGTGGAACTGGTCACCCCAACAAGACACCCCTCAGCTTGGCTTTGCGGTAGTGGGAGTAGGGCGCTTCGGGAGCGCCGTCTGTCGTGAACTCATGCAAAACGGTGCAGACGTGCTGGCGGTTGACCGTTCAGAACGATCTATCGAAGAGCTACGACAACTGGAGCCGTCGATCGAAGCAAGAGTTGTGGACTGCACTGACGAGGAATCGATGCGAGAAGCAGGTGTGCTCGAAATGGGAACCGTTGTCGTGGGCATCAGCGAACCGATCGAAGCAAGCATCACAACCACGCTGATTGCCAAGGACAGCGAGGGCAGCAAAGTGCAACAGGTGATTGCCCGAGCCACCAGTGACCTACACGAAAAGATGTTGAAGCGCGTTGGCGCTGATCGGGTGGTATTCCCCTCGAGGATGCAGGGGGAGCGGCTAGGTCTTGAATTAGTGCGGCCCAACCTGATGGAACGCTTGGAACTTGATGACCAAACCTGCATCGAAGAAATCAAAGTTCCCGATCTGTTTGTTGGACATTCCCTACGAGACCTCAACCTACGCAAGAACTACCTAGTAAACGTTCTGGCAGCTGGCCCAACCAAGGGACTGCACGTCAACCCTCCCGCAACGTATGTGCTCGAAAAAGAGCATGTGCTTGTCGTCATGGGATTGGTTGACGACCTCAAGAAACTTCCCAAAACCTGA
- a CDS encoding DUF2973 domain-containing protein, whose product MENPLFPILYGAAFLILLWQAFRVMGKGFGAAQQPIRSQPIRKNSQGDRTGLVTVHPELLDQEGRLTEEELLTVRFSGDNEPPQSTETPAE is encoded by the coding sequence ATGGAGAACCCCTTGTTCCCGATCCTTTACGGCGCTGCCTTCCTGATCCTGCTGTGGCAAGCCTTCCGCGTGATGGGGAAGGGTTTCGGCGCCGCCCAGCAACCCATACGTAGCCAACCAATTAGGAAGAACTCACAAGGTGATCGCACCGGTTTGGTGACCGTTCACCCTGAATTACTAGACCAGGAAGGCCGCCTCACAGAAGAAGAGCTCCTCACAGTTCGTTTCTCAGGAGACAACGAGCCACCCCAGTCAACAGAAACTCCTGCTGAATAA
- a CDS encoding anhydro-N-acetylmuramic acid kinase — MRVLGLMSGTSADGVDAVLAEFSGSPSEPKWSLLNLVCIPYPEDLRQTVVNAGQGIKLNSCEWLELSESITEVHAQAALACDPRAQAELVGSHGQTVWHRPPQKNHRGASWQILQAPLLAELLKRPVVHDFRAADLALGGQGAPLVPMADAALLGRVGGWRGVLNLGGIANLTLIPPRSGPDRLASVMGWDCGPANSLIDLAVEQISKGKLAFDHDGIIAASGHPHTTTIERWLKETFFQLPPPKSTGREQFGLADLEQRLKELPKMSRANRVATLTAFSAAVVAQDLDNLHLRNLVRPLELIVAGGGSRNPVLMNELRQRCRGMRLLNSDELGLSAEAREGLAFALLAWWHCLQYPGNAPAITGAKRAAVLGVRADPA, encoded by the coding sequence ATGCGCGTACTGGGGCTGATGAGCGGCACCAGTGCTGATGGTGTTGATGCAGTACTCGCTGAGTTCAGCGGTTCACCATCTGAACCAAAATGGTCGCTACTAAATCTTGTCTGCATCCCCTACCCCGAGGATCTTCGCCAAACAGTTGTCAACGCAGGACAAGGCATCAAACTCAATAGCTGTGAATGGCTCGAGCTATCTGAGTCCATCACCGAGGTTCATGCTCAAGCAGCTCTGGCCTGTGACCCCAGAGCACAAGCTGAGCTCGTGGGTTCTCATGGTCAGACTGTTTGGCATCGTCCTCCTCAGAAGAATCATCGCGGCGCCAGCTGGCAAATCCTGCAAGCCCCTCTACTGGCTGAACTGCTCAAGCGCCCTGTTGTTCATGACTTCCGAGCCGCAGACCTGGCACTAGGAGGCCAGGGAGCACCTTTGGTACCTATGGCTGATGCCGCACTGCTAGGTCGAGTAGGGGGCTGGCGTGGGGTGCTCAATCTTGGAGGAATTGCCAATCTCACCCTGATTCCTCCCCGCAGCGGTCCGGATCGCCTTGCTTCAGTTATGGGCTGGGATTGCGGCCCAGCCAACAGCCTGATAGATCTTGCTGTTGAACAGATCAGCAAAGGCAAGCTTGCCTTTGATCATGATGGAATCATCGCTGCCAGTGGGCATCCGCATACGACCACGATCGAACGCTGGCTGAAGGAAACCTTCTTCCAACTCCCTCCTCCCAAATCAACAGGCCGGGAGCAATTTGGGCTTGCCGATCTAGAGCAGCGCCTCAAGGAACTCCCCAAGATGTCGAGGGCCAATCGTGTCGCCACATTGACCGCTTTCAGCGCAGCCGTTGTGGCACAGGATCTGGACAATCTTCACCTTAGAAATCTGGTTCGCCCCCTGGAACTCATTGTTGCTGGTGGAGGAAGCCGAAATCCTGTGCTGATGAACGAACTAAGACAACGCTGCCGTGGCATGCGACTCCTCAATAGCGATGAGCTGGGCCTCAGCGCTGAAGCCCGAGAAGGTCTTGCCTTTGCATTACTTGCCTGGTGGCATTGCCTCCAGTATCCAGGCAACGCTCCGGCCATAACAGGGGCCAAGCGTGCGGCAGTTCTTGGTGTGAGAGCTGATCCAGCTTGA